One window of the Lusitaniella coriacea LEGE 07157 genome contains the following:
- the rimK gene encoding 30S ribosomal protein S6--L-glutamate ligase has translation MKIAILSQDASLYSTRRLREAGEKQGHEMRVINYLRCYMNITSHKPGVMYQGKPLENLDAVIPRIGASRTFYGTAVVRQFEVMSVFSVNESQAISRSRDKLRCLQILARKGIGLPVTGFAHATQDIDGLIDIVGGAPLVIKLLEGTQGIGVVLAETEQAAKSVIEAFRGLDANILVQEFIKEAGGADLRCFVVGDKVVASMKRQGAEGEFRSNLHRGGQAEKIKLTPEERSTAIRSAKAMGLRVAGVDLLRSNHGPVVMEVNSSPGLEGIEKATGVDVAGKVIDFIAKNASSSKNRDRIQY, from the coding sequence ATGAAAATTGCGATCTTATCCCAAGACGCTTCTTTATACTCAACAAGAAGACTCAGGGAAGCCGGGGAAAAACAGGGACACGAAATGCGGGTGATTAATTATCTGCGTTGTTACATGAATATCACCTCCCACAAACCCGGTGTGATGTATCAAGGTAAACCCTTAGAAAATTTAGATGCAGTCATTCCCCGAATTGGCGCTTCGCGAACATTTTACGGCACGGCTGTGGTTCGCCAGTTTGAGGTGATGAGCGTATTTAGTGTCAATGAATCTCAAGCAATTTCTCGTTCTCGCGATAAACTTCGCTGCCTGCAAATCCTGGCTCGTAAAGGAATTGGCTTACCCGTTACGGGTTTTGCCCACGCGACTCAGGATATTGATGGTTTGATTGACATTGTTGGCGGCGCGCCATTGGTGATCAAATTGCTAGAGGGAACCCAGGGAATCGGGGTGGTTCTTGCAGAAACCGAACAAGCCGCAAAATCCGTGATTGAAGCCTTCCGAGGTTTGGATGCCAATATTTTGGTGCAGGAGTTTATTAAAGAAGCAGGGGGTGCGGATCTTCGCTGTTTTGTCGTTGGCGATAAAGTTGTTGCGTCGATGAAACGTCAGGGTGCAGAGGGAGAATTCCGCTCGAATCTCCATCGAGGCGGACAAGCTGAGAAAATAAAACTCACCCCCGAAGAACGAAGCACGGCAATTCGCTCGGCGAAAGCAATGGGATTGCGCGTGGCTGGAGTCGATTTGTTGCGTTCCAATCACGGTCCTGTGGTCATGGAAGTGAATTCTTCTCCGGGATTGGAGGGAATTGAGAAGGCAACAGGGGTTGATGTTGCGGGTAAAGTCATTGACTTTATCGCCAAAAATGCCTCGAGCAGTAAAAACCGCGATCGCATCCAATATTAG
- the eno gene encoding phosphopyruvate hydratase: MLDKSEAIIDAIAAREILDSRGRPTVEAEVRLESGAVGVAQVPSGASTGTFEAHELRDDENRYGGKGVLKAVRNIKEKLVPTLVGMDALDQVAIDRAAIARDGSSNKSELGANAILAVSLATAKAAADELALPLYRYLGGPLANVLPVPLMNVINGGAHAANNVDFQEFMIVPIGAPTFAEALRWGAEVFSTLSKVLDADGLLGGVGDEGGYAPNLKSNEAALEILVAAIEKAGYKPGEEVALAMDVAASEFYKDGKYVYDGSPHEPAEFIDYLGELVNKYPIISIEDGLQEDDWENWTRLNQKLGSKIQLVGDDLFVTNPTRLQKGIDSSAANSILIKLNQIGTLTETLETIDLAIRNQYRCVISHRSGETEDTTIADLAVATRAGQIKTGSLCRSERVAKYNRLLRIEDELGDRAVYAGTIGMGPGV, encoded by the coding sequence ATGCTAGATAAGTCAGAAGCTATCATCGACGCGATCGCGGCTAGAGAAATTTTAGACTCGCGGGGACGACCAACCGTTGAAGCTGAAGTTCGCCTCGAAAGCGGTGCAGTTGGAGTTGCTCAAGTGCCAAGCGGCGCATCGACAGGAACTTTTGAAGCCCACGAACTGCGGGACGACGAAAATCGCTACGGCGGGAAAGGGGTTCTCAAAGCCGTGCGCAACATCAAAGAAAAACTCGTCCCCACCCTGGTTGGAATGGATGCTCTCGATCAAGTCGCGATTGATCGCGCCGCGATCGCGCGGGACGGTTCCAGCAACAAATCCGAACTGGGTGCAAATGCCATTCTCGCAGTTTCCCTCGCCACGGCAAAAGCCGCCGCAGACGAACTCGCCCTTCCCCTCTATCGCTATCTCGGCGGACCCCTCGCCAATGTTCTCCCTGTCCCCCTGATGAACGTGATCAACGGCGGCGCACACGCAGCCAATAACGTGGATTTCCAAGAATTCATGATCGTCCCCATCGGCGCGCCAACCTTCGCAGAAGCCCTCCGTTGGGGTGCAGAGGTTTTTTCGACCCTGAGCAAGGTGTTGGACGCTGACGGGCTTCTAGGGGGTGTTGGAGACGAAGGCGGTTATGCTCCCAACCTCAAATCCAACGAAGCAGCACTCGAAATCTTGGTTGCAGCCATTGAGAAAGCCGGATATAAACCGGGCGAAGAAGTTGCATTGGCAATGGATGTGGCAGCTAGCGAATTCTACAAAGATGGAAAGTACGTGTACGACGGTTCTCCCCACGAACCTGCTGAATTCATCGATTATTTGGGAGAATTGGTCAATAAATACCCCATTATCTCCATTGAGGATGGGTTGCAGGAGGACGATTGGGAGAACTGGACGCGCCTCAATCAAAAATTGGGGAGCAAAATTCAGTTGGTGGGTGACGATTTGTTTGTCACCAATCCCACGCGGTTGCAAAAAGGAATCGATTCGAGTGCGGCAAATTCCATCCTGATTAAACTCAATCAAATTGGCACCCTTACCGAAACCCTCGAAACCATTGACCTGGCAATTCGCAATCAATATCGTTGCGTTATTTCCCACCGTTCGGGAGAAACTGAAGATACAACGATCGCAGATTTAGCCGTCGCCACCCGCGCCGGACAAATTAAAACGGGTTCTCTCTGTCGCAGCGAACGGGTTGCCAAATACAACCGCCTTTTGCGCATTGAAGATGAGTTGGGCGATCGCGCGGTTTATGCCGGAACCATTGGCATGGGTCCTGGGGTATAA
- a CDS encoding ATP adenylyltransferase family protein — MSEEVPTTPAMPLAPGMLLERLKTQTEYALRCGALQSIPTDYEFVESDSIRFLVRILTNLTRKDEAQQEQAQKTAVSGKEFNPFLPYEEDLFVADISPTHLCLLNKYNVVEHHLLIITRAFEAQDTWLTLQDFEALAVCMAEFEGLAFYNGGKLAGASQRHKHLQIVPLPFGLGDARIPIEPELVKALAQSQGSIAQSSSFPFVHAIAPLEPQWLDSPTQAACHYLERYQRLLEAVGLSQDKESSQQSGAYNLLVAREWMFLIPRSRESFQSIAINSLGFAGALLVRNAEQMQFLKEVSPLTILQNVAYSHPKN; from the coding sequence ATGTCGGAGGAAGTGCCAACTACACCCGCAATGCCGCTAGCGCCGGGAATGTTGTTAGAGAGGCTGAAAACCCAGACTGAGTATGCTCTGCGCTGTGGTGCGCTTCAATCAATTCCCACTGACTACGAGTTTGTTGAGTCCGACAGCATTCGGTTTTTGGTGCGCATCCTCACCAATCTGACGCGCAAAGATGAAGCTCAACAGGAGCAAGCGCAAAAAACGGCGGTTTCCGGGAAGGAATTTAATCCTTTTCTCCCCTACGAGGAAGATTTATTTGTTGCGGATATTTCCCCAACGCACCTGTGTTTGTTGAATAAATATAACGTCGTCGAGCATCATTTGCTGATTATTACGCGAGCATTTGAGGCGCAGGATACTTGGTTGACGCTGCAAGATTTTGAGGCGCTGGCAGTTTGTATGGCGGAGTTTGAAGGTTTAGCTTTTTATAATGGCGGCAAGCTTGCCGGAGCGAGTCAGCGACACAAACACTTGCAAATCGTTCCCCTCCCTTTTGGTTTGGGGGATGCAAGAATTCCTATCGAACCGGAACTTGTTAAAGCACTGGCTCAATCTCAAGGGAGTATCGCGCAAAGTTCGAGTTTTCCTTTTGTCCACGCGATCGCGCCTCTAGAACCCCAGTGGCTCGATTCCCCTACCCAAGCTGCTTGCCACTATTTAGAGCGCTACCAGCGTCTCCTAGAAGCTGTAGGGTTATCCCAGGACAAGGAGAGTTCCCAGCAATCCGGTGCGTACAATCTTCTTGTTGCGCGAGAATGGATGTTTCTTATTCCGCGATCGCGCGAAAGTTTTCAATCCATCGCCATCAACTCCCTAGGATTTGCTGGAGCGCTTTTAGTGCGCAATGCAGAACAAATGCAATTCCTCAAAGAAGTGAGTCCCCTAACCATTCTTCAGAACGTCGCCTATTCTCATCCGAAAAACTAA
- a CDS encoding succinylglutamate desuccinylase/aspartoacylase family protein produces MAGETILPGQCQRVDIPVARLPTQTFLSLPVTVINGIHPGPRLWVSAAIHGDELNGVEIIRQVLQQVNPQNLRGTLIAVPIVNVFGFIEQSRYLPDRRDLNRCFPGSATGSLASRLAHLFMTEIVCQSTHGIDLHTASDHRVNLPQIRANLENPETYRCAKAFGAPVMMHATTRDGSLREAAAQRNIPILLYEAGEALRFDEKAIQIGREGVLRVMACLGMYESSALPSPTSSIEISKSKWVRAARSGILRVNVALGDRVVKKQIIGTISDAFGEDSIKVRANCDGLAICYRQNPLVNQGDGIFHLAILEDAETAQ; encoded by the coding sequence ATCGCGGGGGAAACCATTCTCCCCGGACAGTGCCAGCGCGTGGACATCCCCGTTGCTCGCCTACCCACCCAAACCTTTCTCTCTCTCCCCGTCACCGTCATCAATGGCATACACCCCGGACCTCGACTTTGGGTAAGTGCTGCCATTCACGGCGACGAACTCAACGGCGTAGAAATTATCCGCCAAGTCTTGCAGCAGGTTAACCCCCAAAACCTACGGGGAACGCTAATTGCCGTGCCGATTGTCAACGTCTTTGGGTTCATCGAACAATCCCGCTATCTCCCCGACAGAAGGGATTTAAACCGATGTTTTCCCGGTTCGGCAACCGGATCCCTCGCCTCCCGTTTAGCGCATCTCTTCATGACAGAAATCGTCTGTCAAAGTACCCACGGCATCGACTTACACACCGCCTCCGATCATCGCGTCAACCTCCCCCAAATTCGCGCCAACTTAGAAAACCCCGAAACCTATCGCTGTGCCAAAGCCTTCGGCGCGCCAGTCATGATGCACGCCACCACCCGCGATGGCTCCCTACGAGAAGCAGCCGCACAACGCAATATCCCCATTTTGCTCTACGAAGCAGGAGAAGCCTTGCGATTCGATGAGAAAGCCATTCAAATTGGCAGGGAAGGGGTGTTGCGCGTCATGGCGTGTTTGGGAATGTACGAAAGTTCTGCGCTCCCTTCCCCCACTTCTTCCATTGAAATCTCCAAATCAAAATGGGTTCGAGCCGCTCGTAGCGGGATTTTGCGCGTTAATGTGGCATTAGGCGATCGCGTGGTAAAAAAACAAATCATTGGAACCATTTCCGATGCCTTTGGAGAGGACAGCATTAAAGTTCGCGCCAATTGCGATGGATTGGCAATCTGCTATCGGCAAAATCCCTTAGTGAATCAAGGAGATGGAATCTTCCATCTGGCGATCCTTGAAGATGCAGAGACTGCTCAATGA
- a CDS encoding lysozyme inhibitor LprI family protein: MIHKHLLHLTPTRFLCAIALATLFSGCSNTENTEAAYSIASTAEIPSPASLTEPIPNKPSKPPTKTLPDCSSAQTQAEINTCTAEAAQKADERLNQVYRKLRAALQNSPQEQRLIAAELAWIEYRDTDCEFDQRRYDGGSIMASVYSTCVANLTEQRAEKLEQYLELLN; the protein is encoded by the coding sequence ATGATACATAAACATCTATTGCATCTTACTCCCACGCGCTTCCTTTGCGCGATCGCGCTTGCAACCCTTTTTAGCGGTTGCTCCAATACAGAGAATACCGAAGCGGCTTATTCGATTGCCTCCACCGCAGAAATCCCATCTCCCGCATCGCTAACCGAACCCATTCCCAATAAGCCATCCAAACCGCCCACCAAAACGTTACCCGATTGCAGCAGCGCTCAAACCCAAGCCGAAATCAATACCTGCACCGCAGAAGCCGCACAAAAAGCGGATGAAAGATTGAACCAAGTCTATCGTAAACTGCGCGCTGCCTTGCAAAATTCCCCCCAAGAACAGCGTTTAATTGCCGCAGAATTAGCTTGGATTGAATATCGGGATACAGATTGCGAATTCGACCAACGTCGCTACGATGGCGGTAGTATTATGGCTAGCGTTTATTCCACTTGTGTGGCGAATTTAACGGAACAGCGCGCGGAAAAATTAGAACAATATTTAGAACTGCTCAATTAG
- a CDS encoding biliverdin-producing heme oxygenase encodes MNRDLASHLRSGTQQSHTLSENTAYMKCFLKGCLQKEIFSELLGNLYFVYSTLETELLRHKNHPIVSLVNFSQLNRTAHIKEDLAFYYGENWREKIALSEAGENYVTRIQEVSKTEPALLVAHSYVRYLGDLSGGQALKNIVRSALELPPELGTRFYEFDAFPSTGEIRQFKARYRDALNSLPVDEELTQKIVAEANLVFRLNCDLLHFLEPKVKDAIGEKQFAEIIGEEKPGSTENTVELGVIR; translated from the coding sequence ATGAATCGCGACTTAGCCAGCCACTTGCGGTCCGGGACTCAGCAATCCCACACCCTGTCAGAAAATACAGCGTATATGAAGTGTTTTCTTAAAGGATGTTTGCAAAAAGAAATTTTTAGCGAACTACTCGGCAATCTATATTTCGTCTACAGTACGCTCGAAACCGAACTCTTGCGCCACAAAAACCACCCTATCGTCTCTTTGGTTAATTTTTCCCAACTCAATCGCACCGCACATATTAAAGAAGATTTAGCATTCTATTACGGAGAGAACTGGCGGGAAAAAATTGCCCTCTCAGAAGCGGGAGAAAACTACGTGACTCGCATTCAGGAAGTCTCCAAAACCGAACCCGCCTTATTGGTCGCCCATTCCTACGTCCGCTATTTGGGGGATTTATCTGGGGGTCAAGCCCTAAAAAATATCGTTCGTTCTGCGCTAGAGCTACCCCCGGAGTTAGGAACTCGATTTTATGAATTTGATGCTTTTCCCTCGACTGGGGAGATACGTCAATTTAAAGCTCGATATCGCGATGCGCTGAATTCTCTTCCGGTGGATGAAGAATTAACTCAAAAGATTGTCGCCGAGGCAAATCTCGTCTTCCGCCTCAACTGCGATCTCCTCCACTTCCTCGAACCCAAAGTAAAGGACGCGATCGGAGAAAAGCAGTTTGCAGAGATTATTGGTGAAGAGAAACCCGGAAGTACAGAAAATACTGTCGAGTTAGGAGTCATTCGCTGA
- a CDS encoding glycosyltransferase family 2 protein, which produces MNKVSIGIIGCNEEEGVAALLDSLKHQTIFTDTHYETEIVVISNGSRDRMASVATEKLKPFTSSNTQVVELELADKCAAWNHYIHSVSVAADYYILLDADVVLIDPLGLVEMLEILKNNPQCRICGAKIVNEKGVLISNTVDGKCYAAPGEVLRNIAIPNGVVLDDAYILITTVTNWYETDFETGQQKGYVGQSENIIVSCGKTKGDKKIRYWIASRKRTVTSAYTQERVDCCMRHLFGGGEMAKKISMELFKSNPNWFLSFLKQESAYPDFQKPTLNCFLSIKAFLQYIAYCYGYLLVIQGIKNKEFGHLAWKLKGRFW; this is translated from the coding sequence ATGAACAAGGTATCTATTGGCATTATTGGCTGTAATGAAGAAGAAGGCGTTGCTGCGTTGCTCGATTCCTTAAAACATCAAACCATTTTCACAGATACCCATTACGAAACAGAGATCGTTGTTATCTCTAATGGTTCGCGCGATCGCATGGCATCGGTAGCAACAGAAAAATTAAAACCGTTTACGTCTTCAAACACTCAAGTCGTAGAACTCGAACTTGCAGATAAATGTGCGGCGTGGAATCACTATATTCATTCTGTATCGGTTGCCGCAGATTATTATATTCTCCTCGATGCCGATGTGGTTCTCATCGATCCGTTGGGGTTAGTGGAAATGCTAGAAATCCTCAAAAACAACCCTCAGTGTCGCATTTGTGGCGCAAAAATTGTTAACGAGAAAGGGGTTTTAATTTCTAACACGGTAGATGGGAAATGTTACGCCGCACCAGGAGAAGTTTTACGAAATATCGCGATTCCAAATGGTGTTGTTCTCGATGACGCATACATTTTGATTACCACGGTAACCAATTGGTACGAAACGGATTTTGAAACGGGACAACAAAAGGGCTACGTGGGACAAAGCGAAAATATTATTGTGAGTTGTGGCAAAACAAAAGGAGATAAAAAGATACGCTATTGGATCGCTTCTCGCAAACGAACTGTTACTTCAGCTTATACCCAAGAGCGAGTTGACTGCTGTATGCGCCATCTTTTTGGAGGGGGAGAAATGGCGAAAAAAATCTCAATGGAGTTATTTAAATCGAATCCCAACTGGTTTTTATCTTTTCTCAAACAAGAAAGTGCGTATCCCGACTTTCAAAAGCCGACGTTGAATTGTTTTCTTTCAATCAAAGCATTTTTACAATACATCGCTTATTGTTATGGCTATCTATTAGTAATTCAAGGGATTAAAAATAAAGAATTCGGTCATTTAGCTTGGAAACTCAAGGGTCGCTTTTGGTAA
- the rfbB gene encoding dTDP-glucose 4,6-dehydratase, whose translation MTTDSELRRLLVTGGAGFIGSNFVRYWRNTHPRDRVVVLDALTYAGNRANLADLEGKDNFRFVEGDIRDRALIETLLQENAIDTIAHFAAESHVDRSILSPDAFIQTNVVGSFALLNAFRTIWEERGKPQHNRFLHVSTDEVYGSLNPDDPPFSETTPYAPNSPYSASKAGSDHLARAYHHTYGLPTIITNCSNNYGPYHFPEKLIPLTCINILLGKVLPVYGDGQNIRDWLYVEDHCRALDAVIHRGQPGETYNIGGNNEVKNIDLVRLLCDLMDELAPDLPTRPAQDLITFVKDRPGHDRRYAINATKIKTELGWTPQETVERGLRRTIEWYLAHLDWWKPLLSQDYQDYYRKVYRA comes from the coding sequence ATGACAACAGACAGTGAATTGCGTCGATTACTCGTGACTGGAGGAGCTGGATTTATTGGCTCAAATTTTGTTCGTTATTGGCGCAACACCCATCCGCGCGATCGCGTTGTCGTTCTCGATGCCCTCACCTACGCCGGAAATCGCGCCAATTTAGCAGATTTGGAAGGGAAAGATAACTTTCGCTTTGTGGAAGGAGATATCCGCGATCGCGCCCTCATTGAAACCCTACTCCAAGAAAACGCGATCGACACCATCGCCCACTTTGCCGCAGAATCCCACGTCGATCGCTCGATTTTGTCCCCCGATGCCTTCATCCAAACCAACGTTGTCGGCTCGTTCGCTCTCCTCAACGCCTTTCGCACTATTTGGGAAGAACGGGGCAAACCCCAACACAACCGCTTCCTCCACGTCTCCACCGATGAAGTGTACGGCAGCCTCAACCCCGACGATCCCCCTTTTTCTGAAACCACCCCCTACGCCCCCAACAGTCCTTATTCGGCATCGAAAGCCGGCAGCGATCACCTCGCCCGCGCCTACCACCACACCTACGGACTGCCCACAATTATCACCAATTGTTCCAATAATTACGGTCCCTACCACTTCCCCGAAAAACTCATCCCCCTCACCTGCATCAACATTCTTCTGGGCAAAGTCCTCCCGGTTTATGGAGACGGGCAGAATATTCGCGACTGGCTCTACGTCGAGGATCATTGCCGCGCCCTCGATGCCGTTATCCATCGCGGTCAACCGGGAGAAACCTACAATATTGGCGGCAATAACGAAGTAAAAAATATCGATCTCGTTCGCCTTCTGTGCGATCTCATGGACGAACTTGCCCCGGATCTTCCCACTCGTCCGGCACAAGATTTAATTACTTTCGTGAAAGATCGACCCGGACACGACCGACGTTACGCGATTAATGCCACAAAAATCAAAACTGAATTGGGTTGGACTCCCCAAGAGACGGTAGAAAGGGGATTGCGACGAACGATTGAATGGTATCTCGCCCACCTGGATTGGTGGAAACCGCTTCTTTCCCAAGATTATCAAGACTATTATCGCAAGGTTTATCGTGCCTGA
- a CDS encoding SDR family oxidoreductase, whose product MSEIQNKVVIITGASSGLGEATARRLAKNGAKLMLAARREDRLKTLVADIEKDGGIAKYQVTDVTDCAQVEALAKATHQAYERIDVLVNNAGLMPLSPLDETKVDEWEQMVDVNIKGVLYGIAAVLPIMRQQKSGHIVNLSSVAGHQVFSGGTVYCATKFAVKAISEGIRLESNGEIRATNISPGAVDTELTNTISHDETAKGVDRLYSIAIDADAIARAIAYAIEQPNDVDINEMIIRPTQQEM is encoded by the coding sequence ATGTCTGAAATACAAAATAAAGTTGTCATTATTACAGGAGCAAGTAGCGGTTTGGGTGAGGCGACTGCCCGTCGTTTAGCGAAGAATGGAGCTAAATTGATGCTTGCTGCCAGAAGAGAAGATCGTCTCAAAACATTGGTAGCAGATATCGAAAAGGACGGTGGTATTGCCAAATACCAAGTCACAGATGTCACCGATTGCGCTCAAGTAGAAGCGTTAGCAAAAGCGACTCATCAAGCTTACGAGCGGATAGATGTTTTAGTCAACAATGCAGGTTTAATGCCTTTATCCCCACTGGACGAAACGAAGGTAGATGAGTGGGAGCAAATGGTGGATGTCAATATCAAAGGCGTTTTGTACGGAATTGCTGCGGTATTACCCATAATGCGACAACAAAAATCCGGTCATATTGTTAATCTTTCTTCTGTCGCAGGACACCAAGTTTTTTCTGGCGGAACAGTATATTGCGCGACCAAGTTTGCGGTTAAAGCGATTTCTGAAGGGATCAGACTTGAATCCAACGGCGAGATTCGGGCAACCAATATCTCTCCTGGAGCAGTAGATACCGAGCTAACCAACACGATCTCCCATGATGAGACGGCGAAAGGGGTGGATCGATTGTATTCAATCGCCATTGATGCAGACGCGATCGCGCGGGCGATTGCCTATGCCATTGAGCAACCCAATGATGTGGATATTAATGAAATGATTATCCGTCCTACTCAGCAAGAAATGTAG
- a CDS encoding LabA-like NYN domain-containing protein has translation MLNTNSCLNRFNCFDRGRVAIFIDGANLFYAALQLGIEINYTFLLHYLTSNSRLLRSFFYTGVDPKNEKQQSFLLWMRRNGYRVVAKDIAQFPDGSKKANLDVEIAVDMMTLVDHYDTAVLVSGDGDLSYVVNAVSYKGARVEVVSLRSMTSDSLINCADYYTDLDLIKEKIQKSSSLR, from the coding sequence ATGCTCAATACCAATAGCTGCCTTAATCGCTTTAACTGCTTCGATCGCGGTCGAGTTGCTATTTTTATTGACGGAGCAAATTTATTTTATGCCGCTCTCCAACTGGGAATTGAAATCAATTACACCTTTCTTTTACACTACTTAACCTCTAATTCTCGCCTGTTGCGCTCCTTTTTCTATACGGGAGTCGATCCCAAAAACGAAAAGCAACAAAGTTTTTTACTTTGGATGCGTCGCAATGGCTATCGCGTTGTTGCCAAAGATATCGCACAATTTCCCGATGGATCTAAAAAAGCAAATTTAGACGTAGAAATTGCCGTTGATATGATGACCTTAGTCGATCACTACGACACGGCAGTTTTGGTAAGTGGGGATGGGGATTTATCCTATGTCGTGAACGCAGTTAGCTACAAAGGCGCTCGCGTAGAAGTGGTGAGCTTGCGATCGATGACCAGCGATAGCCTGATTAATTGCGCGGACTACTATACCGATCTCGATTTAATTAAGGAAAAGATTCAGAAAAGTTCGAGTCTCAGGTAG
- a CDS encoding homogentisate phytyltransferase translates to MTPIASSHPRKFLSEPLAWCYSLWKFSRPHTIIGTSLSVLALYLLALAATGSGVAIANILHFLGAWIACLCGNIYIVGLNQLEDIGIDKINKPHLPLAAGEFSRSQGQWIVGMTGILALLIAGSLGWWLLMMVAVSLAIGTAYSLPPIRLKRFPFLAALCIFTVRGVVVNLGLFLHFGEKFGTEGGLTLSVVVLTVFIVVFTIAIAIFKDVPDLEGDREYNITTFTLLLGKATIFNLARWVISACYLGMIGVGIFKLPGANSGFLISSHGLLLGLLWWRARNVDLNDKSAIARFYQFIWKLFFLEYLLFPLACLLA, encoded by the coding sequence ATGACTCCCATTGCTTCGTCCCATCCCCGAAAATTTTTGAGCGAACCGTTGGCGTGGTGCTACAGTTTGTGGAAATTTTCCCGTCCGCACACGATTATCGGTACGAGTTTGAGCGTTTTGGCGTTGTACCTCCTGGCGTTGGCGGCAACGGGAAGCGGTGTCGCGATCGCGAATATCTTACACTTTTTGGGAGCTTGGATTGCTTGTCTGTGCGGCAATATCTATATTGTGGGACTCAATCAACTTGAAGATATTGGCATCGACAAAATTAATAAACCCCATCTTCCCCTCGCCGCAGGAGAATTTTCTCGATCCCAAGGACAGTGGATTGTGGGAATGACGGGGATATTGGCGCTCCTGATTGCGGGGAGTTTGGGATGGTGGTTGTTGATGATGGTTGCGGTGAGTTTGGCAATTGGTACGGCGTATTCCCTGCCGCCGATTCGCCTGAAGCGCTTCCCTTTTTTAGCGGCATTGTGTATCTTTACGGTGCGAGGCGTTGTGGTTAATTTGGGGCTATTTTTGCATTTTGGGGAGAAATTTGGCACGGAAGGGGGTTTAACGCTCTCTGTGGTGGTGCTGACGGTGTTTATTGTTGTGTTTACCATCGCGATCGCGATTTTCAAAGACGTTCCCGATCTCGAAGGGGACAGAGAGTATAACATTACAACCTTTACCTTGCTCCTGGGAAAGGCGACAATTTTTAATCTTGCCCGTTGGGTAATTTCAGCCTGTTACTTGGGCATGATAGGGGTAGGGATATTCAAACTTCCCGGCGCGAATTCTGGATTTTTAATCTCAAGTCACGGACTGTTGTTGGGTTTGCTCTGGTGGCGCGCTCGGAATGTGGATTTGAACGATAAAAGCGCGATCGCGCGGTTCTACCAATTTATCTGGAAACTCTTTTTTCTCGAATATCTCCTCTTTCCCCTTGCTTGTCTTTTAGCCTAG